A section of the Rhizomicrobium sp. genome encodes:
- the gatB gene encoding Asp-tRNA(Asn)/Glu-tRNA(Gln) amidotransferase subunit GatB, with product MSATLLKGTTGDWEIVIGMEVHAQILSESKLFSGAATAFGAAPNSQVSFVDAALPGMLPVINRKCVEQAVRTGLGLKAKINLTSVFDRKNYFYPDLPAGYQISQYKSPIVGEGEILLDMKDGETILVGIERLHMEQDAGKSLHDQHPDHSYVDLNRAGVALMEIVSKPHMRSGEEAAAFLRKLRAIVRYLGTCDGNMDEGSMRADVNVSVCRVGGYEKFRADGDFRHLGTRCEIKNVNSMRFVAQAVDYEARRQVDLIEDGGAVVQETRLYDAREGKTRSMRSKEEAHDYRYFPDPDLLPLVLEQAFVDGIAKSLPELPDEKKARLIAAGLSPYDASVLVAEKENVDYFEEMIGAGAETKAAANWLNNEYFGRLNKAGASIADGPVSAKANAAIVKMVAANTISGKIAKDVLDILWTEGGDPEQIVEARGLRQVTDAGAIEKAVDAVIAANPDKVEEVKAKPKLAAWFVGQVMKQTGGKANPQAVNAILKQRLQLPD from the coding sequence ATGAGTGCGACGCTTCTCAAAGGCACGACCGGCGATTGGGAGATCGTCATCGGCATGGAGGTCCATGCCCAGATCCTCTCGGAGTCCAAGCTGTTCTCCGGGGCCGCGACCGCGTTCGGCGCCGCGCCCAACAGCCAGGTTTCCTTCGTCGACGCCGCGCTGCCGGGCATGCTGCCGGTGATCAACCGCAAATGCGTCGAGCAGGCGGTGCGCACCGGCCTCGGCCTGAAGGCGAAGATCAATCTGACGAGCGTGTTCGACCGCAAGAACTACTTCTATCCCGACCTGCCGGCCGGCTATCAGATCAGCCAGTACAAAAGCCCCATCGTCGGCGAGGGTGAGATCCTGCTCGACATGAAGGACGGCGAAACGATCCTCGTCGGCATCGAGCGCCTCCATATGGAGCAGGACGCGGGCAAGAGCCTGCACGACCAGCATCCCGATCATTCCTATGTCGATCTCAACCGCGCCGGCGTGGCCCTGATGGAGATCGTGTCCAAGCCGCATATGCGCTCCGGCGAGGAGGCGGCCGCCTTCCTGCGGAAATTGCGCGCCATCGTGCGCTATCTCGGCACCTGCGACGGCAATATGGACGAAGGTTCCATGCGCGCCGATGTCAACGTCTCGGTCTGCCGCGTCGGCGGCTATGAAAAGTTCCGCGCCGACGGCGACTTCAGGCATCTGGGCACGCGTTGCGAGATCAAGAACGTCAATTCGATGCGCTTCGTGGCGCAGGCGGTGGATTACGAAGCCCGCCGCCAGGTCGACCTGATCGAGGACGGCGGCGCCGTGGTGCAGGAAACCCGTCTCTACGACGCCCGCGAGGGCAAGACGCGCTCCATGCGATCCAAGGAAGAAGCGCATGATTACAGGTACTTCCCAGATCCCGACCTGCTGCCGCTGGTGCTCGAACAGGCCTTCGTGGACGGGATCGCCAAGTCGCTGCCGGAGCTTCCAGACGAGAAGAAGGCGCGGCTGATCGCGGCCGGCCTGTCGCCCTACGACGCCTCCGTCCTCGTCGCCGAGAAGGAGAATGTCGATTATTTCGAGGAGATGATCGGCGCCGGCGCCGAGACCAAGGCCGCCGCCAACTGGCTCAACAACGAATATTTCGGCCGCCTCAACAAGGCCGGTGCCTCCATCGCGGACGGTCCGGTGAGCGCCAAAGCCAACGCCGCCATCGTGAAGATGGTCGCCGCGAACACGATCAGCGGCAAGATCGCGAAGGATGTCCTCGACATCCTGTGGACCGAAGGCGGCGATCCGGAACAAATCGTCGAGGCGCGCGGCCTGCGCCAGGTCACCGACGCGGGCGCGATCGAGAAGGCCGTCGATGCCGTGATCGCCGCCAACCCCGACAAGGTCGAAGAGGTGAAGGCCAAGCCGAAGCTCGCGGCATGGTTCGTCGGCCAGGTGATGAAGCAGACCGGTGGCAAGGCGAACCCGCAAGCGGTCAACGCGATCCTCAAGCAGCGACTCCAACTGCCCGACTAG
- a CDS encoding lytic transglycosylase domain-containing protein — protein sequence MTFARAALFVIAMPLAAAAAQTTLPGGLTQSGGVIMMQPIPDGSTDAGYTPDRERHPSAIRVLSAGDHDVYSRAFDAADRGDWTAARGLAQQGHDATATRLITWRYLLDKNSGAGFSDIDGFLKNNPDWPLHDTLLARAEAAMDPATTPQAVIAWYGGRNPVTGLGMVRLGDAMIATGRSAAGRDLVQKGWIVGDFQPDQELAIVRKDGGILTPDIDRARLSSLISRDDAAAAQRELSRVEDDVQKLGRARLALRTSRAAGERLAAALPPSLANDPDLLFDRARAARRAGDNAAAGALLQRGPLKAFAMAHPTRWWTEANLVVRGLIGSGNYRSAYDVIDDTGLSSGTEFSESEFLAGWIALRHLNRPTTALAHFRKLEAGVSRPISLARARYWKGRCFEAQGNAADAYAQYKLASQVPESFYGQVALARIDATPVLHVNDLSIDARDAADDFEKDPLSRPIRVLADLGQVGFVRIFALRDEELHPEPKRVKYLAQTLTDLGFRAAAVRVAKTASYTGTTFLAFTHPVILLPPYPGAGTAPEPAYVLGLIRQETEFDPDAVSHAGARGIMQMMPGSARAAAARAGIPYRPNDLLVPNYSIQLGMTEFQGDVSDFGGSLVLAIAAYNAGPGNVKKWIAANGDPRSPGVDPIDWIETIPFNETRNYVMRVLENSQIYRGRLAGRDVQTRILIDLYAPNAPAVKVISPYPG from the coding sequence ATGACTTTTGCCAGGGCCGCCCTGTTCGTGATCGCAATGCCGCTGGCCGCCGCGGCCGCCCAGACCACCCTGCCCGGCGGCCTGACGCAATCGGGCGGCGTGATCATGATGCAGCCAATCCCGGACGGCTCGACCGACGCCGGCTATACGCCCGACCGCGAGCGCCATCCGAGCGCGATCCGCGTGCTGAGCGCCGGCGACCACGACGTCTACAGCCGCGCCTTCGACGCGGCCGACCGGGGCGACTGGACCGCGGCGCGCGGCCTCGCTCAGCAGGGCCATGATGCGACGGCGACGCGGCTTATCACCTGGCGCTACCTGCTGGACAAGAACAGCGGCGCGGGCTTTTCCGACATCGACGGCTTTCTGAAGAACAATCCGGACTGGCCGCTGCACGACACGCTGCTCGCCCGCGCCGAGGCCGCGATGGACCCCGCCACGACGCCGCAGGCGGTGATCGCCTGGTATGGCGGGCGCAATCCGGTCACCGGCCTCGGCATGGTGCGACTGGGCGATGCGATGATCGCGACGGGACGCAGCGCCGCGGGACGCGACCTGGTGCAGAAGGGCTGGATCGTCGGCGACTTCCAGCCGGACCAGGAGCTGGCGATCGTGCGCAAGGATGGCGGGATACTAACTCCCGACATCGACCGGGCGCGGCTCTCCAGTCTGATCTCGCGCGACGACGCGGCGGCGGCGCAGCGCGAGCTGTCGCGGGTGGAGGACGACGTGCAGAAGCTGGGGCGGGCGCGGCTCGCCTTGCGCACCAGCCGCGCGGCGGGGGAGCGGCTGGCGGCCGCCCTGCCGCCAAGCCTCGCGAACGATCCGGACCTTCTGTTCGACCGGGCGCGGGCGGCGCGGCGGGCGGGCGACAATGCGGCGGCGGGCGCGCTCCTGCAGCGCGGGCCGCTCAAGGCCTTCGCGATGGCGCATCCGACGCGGTGGTGGACCGAGGCGAATCTCGTCGTGCGCGGCCTGATCGGAAGCGGAAACTACAGAAGCGCCTATGACGTGATCGACGATACGGGGCTGTCGAGCGGGACGGAGTTCTCCGAATCCGAGTTCCTCGCGGGATGGATCGCGCTTCGGCACCTGAACCGGCCGACGACGGCGCTGGCGCATTTCCGCAAGCTGGAGGCCGGCGTGTCGCGCCCGATCAGCCTGGCGCGGGCGCGCTATTGGAAGGGCCGCTGCTTCGAGGCACAGGGCAATGCGGCGGATGCCTATGCGCAATACAAGCTCGCGTCGCAGGTGCCGGAAAGCTTCTACGGCCAGGTCGCGCTGGCGCGGATCGACGCGACGCCGGTGCTGCACGTCAACGACCTTTCGATCGACGCGCGGGACGCGGCCGACGATTTCGAGAAGGATCCGCTGTCGCGGCCGATCCGCGTGCTGGCCGATCTCGGCCAGGTGGGTTTCGTGCGCATCTTCGCGCTGCGCGACGAGGAACTACACCCCGAACCCAAGCGGGTGAAATACCTGGCGCAGACGCTGACCGATCTCGGCTTCCGCGCCGCGGCGGTGCGCGTTGCGAAGACCGCGAGCTATACGGGAACGACGTTCCTCGCCTTCACCCATCCGGTCATTCTGCTGCCGCCCTATCCGGGCGCCGGCACCGCGCCGGAGCCGGCCTATGTGCTGGGGCTGATCCGCCAGGAGACCGAATTCGATCCCGACGCGGTGAGCCATGCCGGGGCGCGCGGGATCATGCAGATGATGCCGGGCTCGGCGCGGGCGGCGGCGGCGCGGGCGGGCATACCCTACCGGCCGAACGATCTTCTGGTGCCCAATTACAGCATCCAGCTCGGCATGACCGAGTTCCAGGGCGATGTGAGCGATTTCGGCGGCTCGCTGGTGCTCGCCATCGCGGCGTACAATGCCGGGCCGGGCAATGTGAAGAAATGGATCGCGGCGAACGGCGATCCCAGGAGCCCGGGCGTCGATCCGATCGACTGGATCGAGACGATCCCGTTCAACGAGACGCGGAACTATGTAATGCGGGTTCTGGAGAATTCGCAGATCTATCGCGGCCGGCTGGCCGGGCGCGACGTGCAGACGCGCATCCTGATCGATCTCTATGCGCCGAACGCGCCGGCCGTGAAGGTGATTTCGCCTTATCCCGGATAG
- the dapA gene encoding 4-hydroxy-tetrahydrodipicolinate synthase, whose protein sequence is MAFTRESIKGSIPALITPLRGGRVDEAAFRRLVSWQIAEGSHGLVPCGTTGESPTLSHEEHMRVIELCVEEANGRVPVIAGAGSNSTDEAIALTRHAKSVGADAVLSVTGYYNKPSQEGMYRHFAAIAEAVDIPILLYNIPGRAIVDISVETMARLSRIANVVGVKDATANLMRPTRERAACGLGWRLLSGEDGTALGYMAHGGHGCISVTANVAPQLCSEFQTACMQGAFARALEIQDRLMPLHDAMFCEPSPAPVKYAASLLGLCTDEVRLPLVAATDVARERVRAALRAASLI, encoded by the coding sequence ATGGCGTTCACGCGCGAAAGCATCAAAGGCTCCATCCCCGCCCTCATCACGCCCCTGCGCGGCGGCAGGGTGGACGAGGCCGCGTTCCGCCGGCTGGTGTCCTGGCAGATCGCCGAGGGCAGCCACGGCCTGGTGCCCTGCGGCACGACCGGCGAATCCCCCACGCTCAGCCATGAAGAGCACATGCGGGTGATCGAGCTCTGCGTCGAGGAAGCGAATGGCCGCGTGCCGGTCATCGCCGGCGCCGGTTCCAATTCTACCGACGAGGCCATCGCGCTCACCCGCCACGCCAAGAGCGTCGGCGCCGACGCGGTGCTCTCCGTCACCGGCTATTACAACAAGCCGTCGCAGGAAGGCATGTACCGCCATTTCGCGGCGATCGCGGAAGCCGTGGACATCCCGATCCTGCTCTACAACATCCCCGGCCGCGCCATCGTCGACATTTCGGTGGAGACCATGGCCCGCCTCTCCCGGATCGCCAACGTCGTCGGCGTGAAGGACGCGACCGCCAATCTGATGCGCCCGACGCGCGAGCGCGCCGCCTGCGGGCTTGGCTGGCGCCTCCTCTCCGGCGAGGACGGCACGGCGCTCGGCTACATGGCGCATGGCGGCCATGGCTGCATCTCGGTCACCGCCAATGTGGCGCCCCAGCTCTGCTCGGAGTTCCAGACCGCCTGCATGCAGGGCGCCTTCGCGCGCGCGCTGGAGATCCAGGACCGCCTGATGCCGCTGCACGACGCGATGTTCTGCGAGCCGAGCCCCGCGCCGGTCAAATACGCCGCCTCGCTGCTCGGCCTGTGCACCGACGAAGTCCGCCTGCCGCTCGTCGCGGCCACCGACGTCGCGCGCGAACGCGTGCGCGCCGCCTTGCGCGCCGCATCGCTCATCTGA
- the smpB gene encoding SsrA-binding protein SmpB has translation MAKKKDDGTKIVADNRKARYAYAIDETLEAGIMLVGSEVKSLRSGKSTISESYAHAKDGELFLVNAYIPEYTQASRFNHEPKRSRKLLVHKREAAKLAAAIQREGMTLIPLRLYFNPKGVAKIELGIAKGKKLHDKRETEKQRDWQRDKARLMRDKG, from the coding sequence ATGGCGAAGAAGAAAGACGACGGCACGAAGATCGTCGCCGACAACCGGAAGGCGCGCTACGCCTATGCCATCGACGAGACGCTCGAGGCGGGGATCATGCTCGTCGGCTCGGAGGTCAAGTCGCTGCGCAGCGGCAAGTCGACGATCTCGGAATCCTACGCCCACGCCAAGGACGGCGAGCTTTTCCTCGTCAACGCCTATATCCCCGAATACACCCAGGCCAGCCGCTTCAACCACGAGCCCAAGCGCTCGCGCAAGCTCCTGGTGCACAAGCGCGAGGCGGCGAAGCTCGCCGCCGCGATCCAGCGCGAGGGCATGACGCTCATCCCGCTCAGGCTCTATTTCAATCCGAAGGGCGTCGCCAAGATCGAGCTCGGCATCGCCAAGGGCAAGAAGCTCCACGACAAGCGCGAGACCGAGAAGCAGCGCGACTGGCAGCGCGACAAGGCGCGCCTGATGCGGGACAAGGGATAG
- a CDS encoding sulfite oxidase-like oxidoreductase has product MSDDDPTLLGKIKDKLIRSKQDWAAQGRLITGRPDLGHVNRLPPGQKEVKTWPVLDLGVQPDVKPEKWRLQIMGLVENPVALTLEQFKALPQEDIVSDIHCVTSWSRFDNHWQGVASRTMLDLVKPKAEAKHIVFHAYDGYTTNVRTDVFADPNVLLAHSWEGKPIPRDHGGPVRVVVPDWYFWKSAKWVTRIVFHAEDRPGFWETRGYNNEGDPWKEERYS; this is encoded by the coding sequence ATGAGCGACGACGACCCCACGCTCCTCGGCAAGATCAAGGACAAGCTCATCCGCTCCAAGCAGGACTGGGCCGCGCAGGGCCGCCTCATCACCGGCCGCCCCGACCTCGGCCACGTCAACCGCCTGCCGCCCGGCCAGAAGGAAGTGAAGACCTGGCCCGTCCTCGACCTCGGCGTGCAGCCCGACGTCAAGCCGGAGAAATGGCGCCTCCAGATCATGGGCCTCGTGGAAAATCCCGTCGCGCTGACGCTCGAACAGTTCAAGGCGCTGCCGCAGGAGGACATCGTCAGCGATATCCATTGCGTGACGTCGTGGAGCCGCTTCGACAATCACTGGCAGGGCGTCGCGTCCAGGACGATGCTCGATCTCGTCAAGCCGAAGGCCGAGGCCAAGCACATCGTCTTCCACGCCTATGACGGTTACACCACCAATGTGAGGACGGACGTCTTCGCCGATCCCAATGTGCTGCTGGCGCATTCCTGGGAGGGCAAGCCGATCCCGCGCGATCACGGCGGCCCGGTGCGCGTCGTGGTGCCCGACTGGTATTTCTGGAAGAGCGCCAAATGGGTGACGCGCATCGTCTTCCACGCCGAGGACCGCCCCGGCTTCTGGGAAACCCGCGGCTACAACAACGAAGGCGATCCGTGGAAAGAGGAGCGGTATTCCTAG
- a CDS encoding uracil-DNA glycosylase yields the protein MTSEPPKTCPLCPRLADFRAENRVAYPDYFNAPVPTFGSRDARLLIVGLAPGLHGANRTGRPFTGDYAGDLLYATLLKHGLAKGVYDRRPDDGLELVHCAISNAVRCVPPQNKPLPVEIRTCRQFLIALIAAMPHLRAILALGKIAHDSVCDTLGAKKSAHPFRHGGAYQIGKIALVSSYHCSRYNTNTGVLTTEMFDAAVKEAKIAALHAL from the coding sequence ATGACATCCGAACCGCCGAAGACTTGTCCGCTGTGCCCGCGGCTGGCGGATTTCCGCGCCGAGAACCGCGTCGCCTATCCCGACTATTTCAACGCGCCGGTGCCGACCTTCGGGAGCCGCGACGCGCGGCTCCTGATCGTGGGGCTGGCGCCGGGGCTGCACGGCGCGAACCGCACCGGGCGCCCGTTCACCGGCGATTATGCGGGCGACCTGCTCTACGCGACGCTGCTGAAGCACGGGCTGGCGAAGGGCGTGTACGACCGGCGGCCGGACGACGGGCTGGAGCTGGTGCATTGCGCGATCAGCAACGCAGTGCGCTGCGTGCCGCCGCAGAACAAGCCGCTGCCGGTCGAGATCAGGACCTGCCGCCAGTTCCTCATCGCGCTGATCGCGGCGATGCCGCATCTGCGCGCGATCCTGGCGCTCGGCAAGATCGCGCATGACAGCGTGTGCGACACGCTGGGCGCGAAGAAATCGGCGCATCCGTTCCGCCACGGCGGGGCCTATCAGATCGGCAAGATCGCGCTGGTGTCGAGCTATCACTGCTCGCGCTACAACACGAACACCGGCGTCCTGACGACGGAGATGTTCGACGCGGCGGTGAAGGAAGCGAAGATCGCGGCGCTGCACGCGCTGTGA
- a CDS encoding NYN domain-containing protein yields MLFYPQEKLALFIDGANLYGAAKGLQFDIDYKRLLELFARKGILVRAFYYTAVAEDQEFSPLRPLVDWLDYNGFAVVTKPLKEFTDAQGRRRVKGNMDIELAIDVMEMAEQVDHIVIFSGDGDFRRLVEAAQRKGRRVSVVSTVRTQPPMAADELRRQADNFIELEELKPQIAREGGPRSAAANAAAGSSPHYAQTA; encoded by the coding sequence ATGTTGTTCTATCCGCAGGAAAAGCTGGCCCTATTCATCGACGGCGCCAATCTCTACGGCGCCGCGAAGGGGTTGCAGTTCGACATCGACTATAAGCGCCTTCTGGAGCTTTTCGCGCGCAAGGGCATCCTCGTGCGCGCCTTCTACTATACCGCGGTGGCGGAAGATCAGGAGTTCTCGCCGCTCCGGCCGCTGGTCGACTGGCTCGACTACAACGGCTTCGCGGTGGTGACCAAGCCGCTCAAGGAATTCACCGACGCGCAGGGCCGCCGCCGCGTGAAGGGCAACATGGACATCGAGCTCGCGATCGACGTGATGGAGATGGCCGAGCAGGTCGACCACATCGTGATCTTCTCCGGCGACGGCGATTTCCGCCGCCTGGTGGAAGCGGCTCAGCGGAAGGGACGGCGCGTCAGCGTGGTCTCCACGGTGCGCACCCAGCCGCCTATGGCGGCGGACGAGCTGCGGCGCCAGGCCGACAATTTCATCGAGCTGGAAGAGCTGAAGCCGCAGATCGCGCGCGAGGGCGGGCCGCGCTCGGCCGCCGCGAACGCCGCCGCGGGTTCGAGCCCGCATTACGCGCAGACCGCGTAA
- the folK gene encoding 2-amino-4-hydroxy-6-hydroxymethyldihydropteridine diphosphokinase, translating into MILIALGANLESRVGVPAQTLDAALTEIERRGAKVVGVSPYYVTPAWPDPSDPPFVNAIARVATERTPHALMAILHDTETAFGRVRSVRNAPRTLDLDLIDYDGRVEAGPPVLPHPRIAERAFVLVPLADVAPDWIHPVTGKGVAGLIAALPRDVRDLARLTSRA; encoded by the coding sequence ATGATATTGATAGCACTCGGCGCCAATCTTGAATCGCGCGTTGGCGTTCCGGCGCAAACATTGGACGCCGCGCTTACGGAGATTGAACGGCGCGGCGCGAAGGTCGTCGGCGTTTCGCCGTACTATGTCACGCCTGCCTGGCCCGACCCGTCCGATCCGCCTTTCGTCAATGCGATTGCGCGGGTTGCGACCGAGCGCACGCCACACGCGCTGATGGCAATCCTGCACGATACGGAAACGGCTTTCGGCCGAGTCCGTTCCGTCCGGAACGCGCCGCGCACGCTCGATCTCGATCTCATCGACTATGACGGCCGCGTCGAGGCGGGCCCGCCCGTGCTGCCGCATCCGCGCATCGCCGAGCGCGCTTTCGTGCTCGTGCCGCTGGCCGATGTCGCGCCGGACTGGATTCATCCCGTCACGGGCAAGGGCGTGGCCGGGCTGATCGCCGCCCTGCCGCGCGACGTGCGCGATCTCGCGCGGCTTACTTCCCGAGCGTGA
- a CDS encoding PaaI family thioesterase gives MSNDEAWVARLNAVNQDRLPGMVGMIVTHAEPGLMRARMEARPALIAPIGFLFAPALVTLADTLCAYGTDLPQGASGFTTAELKCNFMSTIREGNVLCEARRVHNGRTTQVWDAELTAETTGKLMALFRCTQIILWPK, from the coding sequence ATGTCCAACGACGAAGCCTGGGTCGCAAGGCTCAACGCGGTGAACCAGGACCGGCTGCCCGGCATGGTCGGGATGATCGTCACCCATGCCGAGCCCGGCCTGATGCGCGCCCGCATGGAGGCGCGGCCCGCGCTGATCGCGCCGATCGGCTTTCTCTTCGCGCCGGCGCTGGTGACGCTGGCCGACACGCTCTGCGCCTACGGCACCGACCTGCCGCAGGGCGCCAGCGGCTTCACCACGGCGGAACTCAAATGCAATTTCATGAGCACGATCCGCGAGGGCAATGTGCTGTGCGAGGCGCGCCGGGTGCACAACGGCCGCACCACGCAGGTCTGGGACGCCGAATTGACCGCCGAGACGACGGGCAAGCTGATGGCGCTGTTCCGCTGCACCCAGATCATCCTGTGGCCGAAATAG
- a CDS encoding PAS domain-containing protein, which yields MPHLHDVETPDFSVTGQATVVEIAPRDVESQDIRDVLAVWNARRGAHAMPTREDVLPRPLGRLLRNVSLVKVIDGGADYEFRVVGDVHVQAYGVNSQGTRISELIASPTWSQFGDVLKRSYDLVRLRRAPVGFRGSIRREVAQARFDWAETLYMPLRNAADEVEYILNASVYRPRDGIWPGKYVLG from the coding sequence ATGCCCCATCTCCACGATGTCGAGACGCCGGACTTTTCGGTGACGGGGCAGGCGACCGTCGTGGAGATCGCGCCGCGGGACGTCGAATCCCAGGATATTCGCGACGTCCTCGCCGTCTGGAACGCGCGCCGCGGCGCGCACGCCATGCCGACGCGGGAGGACGTGCTGCCGCGCCCGCTCGGCCGGCTCTTGCGGAACGTCAGCCTCGTGAAGGTCATCGACGGCGGGGCGGACTACGAATTCCGCGTCGTCGGCGACGTCCATGTCCAGGCCTATGGCGTCAATTCCCAGGGCACCCGGATCAGCGAACTGATTGCGTCGCCGACATGGTCGCAATTCGGCGATGTCTTGAAGCGGTCCTACGATCTGGTCCGCCTCCGGCGCGCGCCGGTGGGCTTTCGCGGTTCGATCCGGCGCGAGGTGGCGCAGGCCCGTTTCGACTGGGCCGAGACGCTTTATATGCCGCTGCGCAACGCCGCGGACGAGGTGGAATACATCCTGAACGCCAGCGTCTACCGCCCGCGCGACGGGATCTGGCCGGGCAAGTATGTGCTGGGCTGA
- the rpoZ gene encoding DNA-directed RNA polymerase subunit omega, giving the protein MARVTVEDCVDKVPNRFDLVLISAFRARQLSGGAEPLVDRDRDKNPVVALREIAAKEVKPDETKEEYIKSLQKHADVDEPEEARPDTDDQREDSTFRAVTEEELLRALTSEAQRRAEPQPEPEADYEE; this is encoded by the coding sequence ATGGCTCGCGTCACCGTTGAAGATTGCGTCGACAAGGTCCCGAACCGCTTCGACCTGGTTCTGATCTCGGCCTTCCGCGCCCGTCAGCTCTCCGGCGGCGCCGAGCCGCTGGTCGACCGCGACCGCGACAAGAACCCCGTCGTGGCGCTGCGCGAGATCGCCGCCAAAGAAGTGAAGCCCGACGAGACCAAGGAGGAGTACATCAAGTCCCTCCAGAAGCATGCCGATGTCGACGAGCCGGAAGAGGCGCGTCCCGACACCGACGACCAGCGCGAGGACTCGACGTTCCGCGCCGTCACCGAGGAAGAGCTGCTGCGCGCCCTCACCTCCGAAGCCCAGCGCCGCGCCGAGCCCCAGCCGGAGCCGGAAGCGGACTACGAAGAGTAG